The following nucleotide sequence is from Paenibacillus odorifer.
ATCTCTGCCCAATTCTTTAAAGAAAGTTTCAACATCACATTTCACATTTTTTGCAGTTGCGATTACCGCACCATCACCAACAATGTTTTGATTCGCTTCAAGAGGAACATCAACTTCGATGTCATACTTTTTGGATAATGTCTTGATGTAACGTGCGAAGATCTCCAGCAATTCCTCGTTATTAAAATTCTCTATAGCGACTTTGCCCTTGCTGGTAAACTTCATGTTAATTTTCATTATTAATATCCCCTTTTCTGTCAAACCATTTTTAGTTGTTAGTTTATGGATCAAGATGAATAGATGGCTGCAAGAAAGGGCAACATTCATTCATTTTTGAGATCATTAGCAAAAGGCATACATTATTTATAAGCACCCTTTATTTGTTGTACTTTAAACTGAGTAAATTCTTTAAGTGCTTGTATGACCTGATCCTGTTCCTCTTCCTTCAGTTCATAAACGCACTCCCGTAGCCACTCGCCAAATAGAAAGGCTTGACGCCCTTTACGGGGGCTCTTTCTTAAGGAGTCGAGGTTACCCTCAAACTTATCGTTCAGGACATCGGTCAGATTGTATTTCTCAATCTTCTCTATTACCATTCCTGCCCCATATTCCGTTTCGTAAACTATAACTTCATTCGAATCAAAGGAAACGTACGATGTTTCTTTCCCTTCCTTCGCTCTGAATTCCTTAAGCTTGTTAAAGGCTGTCTCGTAGATATAATCTTGAGACTGTTTGAGCTGTGGCAGCTCATATCCTTGCTTCAAGGTCTTGATATATTCAATATCTGGCATATAATCTGCCAAATGGTACATCCGATTCTTCAGATCCGTTCCAAGCGCTTCAATGATCTTGTCCAGATTGTCTTTAAGCGGAATGCTCTCTCCACGTTCGATTTTGCTGAGCTGTGAGTAACTTATACCGCTCTTTTCTTCCAGTCCTCTTAAGGTTAACCCTCTCGTCTTTCTGATGTGCCGAATGAAATTACCCAGCTCATCGGGATAGTTCTCAAAATCATTCATGGGAGTCACCTCCCTACTATCATAACACAACATAACAATTTGTGTTGGCTAATAACAATTATTCCTTGTTTTTACTTGCCTCTGAAGAGCAATTCCCAGTATTCCACGCCCAATATAACCCTATCTTTACAAAATACCGGAAAAAGACTCAGCGCTCGTCTGTAAGGATTTGGAATATGCTCGATACTCGCCTCAGTTTTACTATACGCTTAAACCCCATCTGTATTCTGCATCTTATCTTCCGTTTACTGACTCAGTTTACTTACTTTACTCATCTAGCTCACCTTCTCAACTTGCTCACTTTACTCACTTGACTTACCTAGCTCACTTGGCTCACATAGCTCACCTTACTCACCTTACTCACCTTACTCACCTTACTCACCTTATTAACTCAATTCTACTTCATCGGACCGAGGAGACCTTATTAAGCTGATTTCTGCCATTCTGCTCAGCTATCGGACTCAAATGCAGCTATTCATTAAAATATATTACGATTCCGTGCAAAAGTATGACAATAAGAGCTATGGAGTCCGAAAAATTGGAAAAATAGACCAAAAAGTTCAAATAGCGGCAATACAGTCCGTTACGATCCCAAACCATCGAGGCTATCTGTTAAAACAAACTTTCTTGATAAAAGTAGCTCGTCCGAGCCAAACTTACCAAGTGTGCGTCGCTGTTGGCGCACTTTAGCTTTAGCGTACCTCAGTGAGCGTACTTTAGCTTTAGCACACCTCAGCGAGCGTGCCTCAGCTTTATTGTACCTTAGCGAGCGTGCCTTAGTTCTCTGTTCTCCATATACACTTACCTTTTGTGTCACACCCTTATTTTTACTTTTACTCCGCTTCCCCCTCAGTGTATTCATGCGTGCGTATCCTGCGTATATCCCACTAATCCAATTATCAAAAAAACAGCCAGTCCCTATAAACCTGAGACTGGCCATAATCATTACTCCATAACACTCAGCAGGTTGAGGATCATCTGTGCACTTTCAGCACGTGTTCCGTTTTGGTCCGGTGCAAATTGCCCTTCAGCACGTCCTTGCATCAAACCAAGTCTGTACACTTCACTGATTGCCTCTTGAGCCCACTGTGGAGCAAGACCAATATCATTGAATGCCGAAATGTTACGGCTAGCTACAGATACACTACTCTTGGTGTAAGCTTAAAGTCCATTGGGAACACCCGTAGCAAAACCGGGGATTTCATAGAAATCACCGTTGATCCCTGCGATCACTCGGTTTCCAGGCGAATCCGCATACATGGCCATTTCGGTAACGCCCTTCATACCGTATACCTTTCCATCCTTCGTACCTGCCCGCAGCTCCAAATTTCCTTGTTGCGGGTTGAACTCCACTGCATGTATCTTTTGTAAACCACGTTCATTCTGGAGATCTATCCAGGTATACATCGCCCCGGGTGCAAGCTCTGTTTGGCGAACATCAATAACGGTTCCGTAATCTGTTGCTGGTAAATATAAATCAGAAATGGAAGCGCGAACAATTGCTCCCGGTTGTAACAACGAAATCAACAAAACAAAGATAATAACAACATTAATTTGCCTAAGATACCATCTCACTATGTTGACATCCTCCCCACTTGGCTGTCCTAATATCGATCTGAGCTTGGACAACATCATAGGGTTAATATTAACTAGGAAGCGTAAAGGTTAGATAAAATTTACCAAGGCATACTGTTAACTTCGTCTAATCATTTCATCAAATTCATGCTTTAGCCTGTTGATAAATCTCCGGGCGGTCTGGGAGGTCTGTTTTGAAGCAGAGACAATAGCTCCTGAATATTTCGCACGGGTATCTGGTGATCGTAACTCGATGGTTTTCATGAAGGCTGGAGAACCCTCTGATATTTTCAGAAACGAATAATCCAGACCAATTGTGATGGCCAGTCCTTCTGCAACTGCATTCTCAATCGCCCGTGTGTTGTTACTTACAAAAAGCAAATTGATCGGCCCATAGCCAGATAAATATCGCTCTACATAGTCCTTAATGTAAGAATCATCGTATAAAACCAACGTCTGCCCCACTAACTGAGCAGGTGTAAGGATGGAATTCAGGGCAAGCGGTGAGTGAGGATGTACACCGACTACAATCTTTCCTTCCACTAACCGTTCAAACTTAACCCCTTTATATTTGTCAGGCATTCCCTCCGGCGAGACCATAAGTCCAATGTCCATTTCATCCTGCAGTACATTATCCAGAATTTCTTTAGGTCCCTTTTCAAAAATCTCTATTTTCACATTTGGAAAATCTGCCTTAAAGCTAGAGATTACCTTCACCATCAAATGCATGGGTCCAGGTATCATAGCAATTTTCAAATGACCACTTAACGTATCGCTGTAAATCTGTGCTTCTTCTTTTAATTCATTTACTTTCATCAGGACTTCATTTGCTTTGCTAATAATGGCATTTCCTTCTGCTGTGGGAACCGCCTTTTGCCCGCGCGAACGGATGAACAAAGTAACTCCCAGCTCAGCCTCCAGCATGGTAATGGACTGGCTCATTGCGGATAGAGTGATATGACGATTCTGAGCTGCTTTGGTTAAAGAACCAATCTTTGCGACTTCTACGATATTCTCGCACTGCTCCAAATTCATTTGAATCACCCCTTAAGTTAATCTTTACTTAATAACTATTAAATTTACTTAAATTTTAATTAATTTAGACAAGTGCTACAATGTAAATAAGTTAGTAAGTAACCATTTTTACTATATCAACTTTCATTTCTAGTATAACTATATTTCTCGAGGAGGAAACTCAAATGACAGACAAAAGAGTAGCCGTAATAACAGGTGGAGCCAGTGGAATCGGGAAACAAACCGCCATTAAATTTGCAAGTAAAGGTGATCAAGTTGTCGTTGCCGATTTCAATCAACAATTAGGTGAAGAAACGGTAGCACAAATTATTAAAGATGGTGGCGAAGCTATTTTCGTCAAAACTGACGTCTCAAAATACGAAGAAGTTGAAGCACTCGTTCAGAAAACTGTAGATACTTATGGAAGAATTGACGTAATGTTCAACAATGCCGGCATCGGCCGCGTCACTCCTGTACTAGACCAAGACCTTAAGGATTATCATAGTGTCATTAATGTCAATCAGCATGGCGTAGCCCATGGGATTATCGCTGCTGGTAAAAAAATGCGTGAGCTCGGCATTAAAGGTGTGATCATCAATACAGCTTCTGTATTTGGATTCCTAGCTTCCCCAGGTACATTCGCATATCACGCTTCCAAAGGTGCGGTCATTATGATGACTAAATCCGCAGCACTAGAACTTTCCGTCCATGGTATCCGCGTGCTTGCCGTTGCTCCAGGCGCTGTGGATACGCCAATTATCCAAGGATATAAAGATCAAGGAATGGTCGACCAAATGAAGAGTAAAGTAATGGGTAACAAATTAACATTGCCTGAACAAGTTGCAGACACTGTATACTTGCTCTCCTTACCAGAAGCTAGTGCAATTAACGGTAGTGTTGTAATGGCTGATGAAGGTTATGCTTCATTTAAATAAAATTTCGGGTGAAAAAAATCCAAGGCTTCCCACAGGGGAGGTCCTTGGATTTTTTTTTATAGTATTCAATAGATACACCTTACTCCCAAGTCCTCTGTTCATTAATCTCCAGCTTACGTTTAAAAGCCTGCTCCAGATCAATGCCAAGTTTATTGGCCAGATCAAAAATATTCCACACCACATCGTACATCTCGTATCCCAAGTTTTCTTTCCGCTCTGCATCTGGATGAAAAGATACGGACAAAACTTCTTTGGACAACTCCCCAACCTCAGTCATTAAGTACAGCATTCTCTGCTCAATGGTGCTGGTATCAAACCCTTTGATTTCACTGAACTCCTTAACATACTGTTGAAACTCTGCTGCATTCATTTCCTTACGCCTCGCTTTTTGGGTAAAAATCCCTATGTTCTATTGCTGCCTTAGGTTTAGATGGCTTGAATTGATTAATATTATACTACAAGGCAATTCGAGCAGTACTCATTTATGTTCTTTGCTTCCTCCCCTGCTTCATTAATAGCCGCCTCTACTTCTTATCTTCTGCAGAAACATCCGGAAAAAATGGCCGCCCTTCCGGATAGGTTAATTGATTCAGCTGATCGCCAACCCATGCTTCGCCGTCTTCGCCCATTTCTTTTTTCCAAATAGGCACGATTTCTTTAATCCGGTCAATCACATATTCATTCGCTTCGTAAGCGGCCTTACGGTGCGGCGAGGATACAGCGATCACAACGGCGATATCAGTGATTTCAAGTTTTCCTATCCTATGGGTTACAGCAACCATAGTATTTGGCCAACGCTCATTCACTTCCTGCCCGATTCGTTCCAATTGCGCTACAGCCATGAGCGGATAAGCTTCATATTCAAGATATAATGTCCGCTTACCCTGCGTGAACTCCCGTACAGTGCCTAGGAATAAGGTAATCGCTCCCGCTTCTCTACGCAGGACTTTATCAGATACCTCCGCTGGTGTGATCGGTCCGTCTGTAATTTCAAATAATGAACTGCCCATGTGATCACTCCCTTTCGATAGATGCAGCAAATCCTTATATTGCTCAGGTGTATCTACATCTACAGTGAAATCCTCATATATACCAGCACCAGCAAGGTCGCCCTTATCTACCCCTAACCAATGCATCGAATCTAATAATCCTGATAGCTGGTACTGTCGTGTTTCCAGTCTATCAATGATACTTGGCAAAATCAGGTGCGGCCGATATACCCCATGGAGCATCTGATGCTTACCGTTAATGATGGGAAGAACAGCATCATAGT
It contains:
- a CDS encoding S-layer homology domain-containing protein — translated: MSAFNDIGLAPQWAQEAISEVYRLGLMQGRAEGQFAPDQNGTRAESAQMILNLLSVME
- a CDS encoding helix-turn-helix domain-containing protein gives rise to the protein MNDFENYPDELGNFIRHIRKTRGLTLRGLEEKSGISYSQLSKIERGESIPLKDNLDKIIEALGTDLKNRMYHLADYMPDIEYIKTLKQGYELPQLKQSQDYIYETAFNKLKEFRAKEGKETSYVSFDSNEVIVYETEYGAGMVIEKIEKYNLTDVLNDKFEGNLDSLRKSPRKGRQAFLFGEWLRECVYELKEEEQDQVIQALKEFTQFKVQQIKGAYK
- a CDS encoding molybdenum cofactor biosynthesis protein MoaE, whose amino-acid sequence is MGSSLFEITDGPITPAEVSDKVLRREAGAITLFLGTVREFTQGKRTLYLEYEAYPLMAVAQLERIGQEVNERWPNTMVAVTHRIGKLEITDIAVVIAVSSPHRKAAYEANEYVIDRIKEIVPIWKKEMGEDGEAWVGDQLNQLTYPEGRPFFPDVSAEDKK
- a CDS encoding SDR family NAD(P)-dependent oxidoreductase translates to MTDKRVAVITGGASGIGKQTAIKFASKGDQVVVADFNQQLGEETVAQIIKDGGEAIFVKTDVSKYEEVEALVQKTVDTYGRIDVMFNNAGIGRVTPVLDQDLKDYHSVINVNQHGVAHGIIAAGKKMRELGIKGVIINTASVFGFLASPGTFAYHASKGAVIMMTKSAALELSVHGIRVLAVAPGAVDTPIIQGYKDQGMVDQMKSKVMGNKLTLPEQVADTVYLLSLPEASAINGSVVMADEGYASFK
- a CDS encoding LysR family transcriptional regulator, encoding MNLEQCENIVEVAKIGSLTKAAQNRHITLSAMSQSITMLEAELGVTLFIRSRGQKAVPTAEGNAIISKANEVLMKVNELKEEAQIYSDTLSGHLKIAMIPGPMHLMVKVISSFKADFPNVKIEIFEKGPKEILDNVLQDEMDIGLMVSPEGMPDKYKGVKFERLVEGKIVVGVHPHSPLALNSILTPAQLVGQTLVLYDDSYIKDYVERYLSGYGPINLLFVSNNTRAIENAVAEGLAITIGLDYSFLKISEGSPAFMKTIELRSPDTRAKYSGAIVSASKQTSQTARRFINRLKHEFDEMIRRS
- a CDS encoding MazG nucleotide pyrophosphohydrolase domain-containing protein gives rise to the protein MNAAEFQQYVKEFSEIKGFDTSTIEQRMLYLMTEVGELSKEVLSVSFHPDAERKENLGYEMYDVVWNIFDLANKLGIDLEQAFKRKLEINEQRTWE